The window GGCTGGACCAGCAACAAATGTAGCAACCCTCGGTGCTGTGTATAAAAGTTTTGGCGTTAAAAAGTTATTTATTTATCTATCCTCTATCATTAGTGGAAGCTTATTAGCAGGAATTTTATTTAACTCAGTTATTCCAGTAGAAAAAATTCAGGATGTTATTTTAAATAATCACACACCATCAATAATAGAAGTAATTTCTGCTATAATTCTTATAGCTTTTATATTGAAATTTATTTTTGAAGATTTACAAAAATATATTAAAAAAATTAATAAAAAAAACAAAGATAATTTAGAAGAATTAGAACTAAGATTATCAGGATTAAAGTGTAAAATGTGCGCTGAAAAATTAAAAGGAAATCTAATAAAATTAAAATTTATAAATGATGTAAGTATATCAGAAGACTTAAAAAAGTTAATAGTAAAAGGTAAAACTCTAAATATTGAAACTATAAAAAAAACCATTGATAAGGCTGGCTACAATGTGTTAGATAAGGATTAAATTACTTAATTTCTTATAAAAATAAATGCAAAAAAAAATCTGGGCATCGTTAGATCCATTTGTAGAAGGTGGTAACATCTTAGGAAGAAAGGTTGCTAATGCAAACTTTCTCATATCTCTTCTAAAAAATAACCCCTTTGATGAGTATCATTTTTTTCTTCCCTCTAAACAACAAATCCAATATGTAAAAAATTTTATTCAAAAAAATTTTGAAATTCTTTCATCTAAAATAAAAATATTTTCTAGAGTACAACTTTGGTCAAGAGTTCAAAACACTAATTATTTCTGCTTTCATCTATCTGACTGTATTTCTTATTTTCCCTACCTTGCGTCTTTTAGAAACAAAGTAGCTAAAAATAATTTCCCAATTACAGGAACAACTCACAGCCTTAGCTATAAAAACTTTATTCACGCTTATTTTAGTCATTTATGGACAGATTGGATAGGAAATGAAGCTATTATTGCAACCTCTTTTTCTGGAAAAAAGGTATTAAAAAATTTTTATGCTCATCTTAGTCAAAATTATAAGTTAGAAGCAAAATATCTTCCACCCAAAATAGTCAATATTCCTCTAGGAATTCCTGACATATATTTTTCTCATCAAGATAAAAAAAATCTTAGGAAAAAATACAATCTTCCATTAAATGATCCTATTTTTATTTATGTCGGAAGAATTTCTCATTATTCTAAAATGGATATACTCCCTCTTCTTAGAGCTCTAAGTCAAGCTCAGATAATTATTGGTAAACCTCTTCATTTAATTTTAGCAGGTTATGTAGATATAGAGCAGCATAATCTAAATACAATAAAAAATTTAGCGCAAAATACAAAAATAAATATCCATCTTTTTCCTAATCTAAAAGAAATTACTAAAATAGAACTACTTCAAACAAGCGATATCTTTTTATCTCTAAGTGACAATATTCAAGAAACATTTGGATTATCTATTTTAGAGGCTAAAGCTAGTAAACTTGCCATTATTGCCTCACACTTTGATGGATATAAAGAATTACTACACCATAAAGTAGACAGTTTTTTAATACCTATATTTTCCCCTTCTAATGATCCTCTCTTATCTGAAATAGCAAGCTTACTCTTTGATAACCAAACTCATCTTCTTGTAGCTCAGCAAACTAGTTTTGATTTCTCCACCCTAGTTCAAACTATAGTAACCTTATATACAAATAAATCATTGAGAAAAAAAATCAGTCAAAAAGCATTTGAAGATGCTCATAATTATAAGTGGGACAATATAATTCAACAATATTTTAATTTATGGGAAAAATTACAAAATGTTAAAATACCTAAAAATAAGAACTCCCATCCTTTAAACTTTGATTTTTTCCAAATATTTTCTCACTACCCTACTAAAACTATTGATTCTTCTACTAAAATAAAAACCTCTAAACTAGGATACAAAATTATCCAAAAAAAAGATTTTCCTGTTATTTATCCTTTATTAGAAAATTTTTTAGATTTAGATAAAATAGAAGACATTTTGACCTTCTTTTTAACTCCCCATCAAATAATCGATTATACTAAAACTCAAAAATCAATATCACAAATCTATAAGACTAAATTTTCTATTTTTTGGATGATTAAACAAGGGTTTATAGAGATAATAAGTTAGGTTATTTCTAATTTTTTCAAACCAATTTTTTACTGGATAAAAAAATAAGTTTTGTTTATGAACCCCTCAAGCATAAAGTCTGTTTGGATAAATATTTGAAACACACACCTATAAACTTAAAATTTATAAATTAGGGGAAAAAATGGACCTCAAACTTCTTTCTTCTACTTTTCTTACTATTTTTTTAGCAGAACTTGGAGATAAAACTCAGTTAGCTTGTATTATGCTCGCTGCAAAAACTCAAAAACCTTGGACAGTTTTTATTGCTGCTTCCATTGCCCTTTCTCTGGTAAGCCTAATTGGAGTTCTTTTAGCAAATTTTATCTCAACCTATATTTCTCCTCAAATTGTAAAAAAAATTGCTTCTATTGGTTTTATAAGCATAGGGATTTTAATGTTAATAGATAAAATCTAATTTATTTTTAAGGAGATAATTAAACAATGACTGCTTTTGACGTATTCTTTTATCTCTCCTTTGTAGCTGGATTTTTAATGGCCTTTAATTTAGGGGCTAACGACGTAGCCAATTCTATGGCTTCAGCAGTTGGTGCGAGAGCAATTACAGTCAAACAAGCTCTTTTTATTGCAGGTATCTTAAACATTGCCGGAGCTGTATTTTTAGGCTCTCAAGTAACAGCCACCATAAGCAAAGGAATCATAGACCCTTCCTCCATTAGTGATCCTAAGCTAATAATGTTAGGAATGTTTGCCTCACTTATTTCAGCAGGATTTTGGATACTTATTTCTACTTTAAGTGGTCTTCCTGTATCTTCTACCCATTCTATTGTTGGAGGTATATTCGGTTTTGGCCTGGTAGTAGGTGGACCTAATGTAGTAAATTGGGGAAAAATGGGAAGCGTAGTCCTATCTTGGATTATATCACCTTTTTTTGCTGCTCT is drawn from Desulfonauticus submarinus and contains these coding sequences:
- a CDS encoding glycosyltransferase family 4 protein — encoded protein: MQKKIWASLDPFVEGGNILGRKVANANFLISLLKNNPFDEYHFFLPSKQQIQYVKNFIQKNFEILSSKIKIFSRVQLWSRVQNTNYFCFHLSDCISYFPYLASFRNKVAKNNFPITGTTHSLSYKNFIHAYFSHLWTDWIGNEAIIATSFSGKKVLKNFYAHLSQNYKLEAKYLPPKIVNIPLGIPDIYFSHQDKKNLRKKYNLPLNDPIFIYVGRISHYSKMDILPLLRALSQAQIIIGKPLHLILAGYVDIEQHNLNTIKNLAQNTKINIHLFPNLKEITKIELLQTSDIFLSLSDNIQETFGLSILEAKASKLAIIASHFDGYKELLHHKVDSFLIPIFSPSNDPLLSEIASLLFDNQTHLLVAQQTSFDFSTLVQTIVTLYTNKSLRKKISQKAFEDAHNYKWDNIIQQYFNLWEKLQNVKIPKNKNSHPLNFDFFQIFSHYPTKTIDSSTKIKTSKLGYKIIQKKDFPVIYPLLENFLDLDKIEDILTFFLTPHQIIDYTKTQKSISQIYKTKFSIFWMIKQGFIEIIS
- a CDS encoding TMEM165/GDT1 family protein; translated protein: MDLKLLSSTFLTIFLAELGDKTQLACIMLAAKTQKPWTVFIAASIALSLVSLIGVLLANFISTYISPQIVKKIASIGFISIGILMLIDKI